A genomic stretch from Anaerolineales bacterium includes:
- a CDS encoding ABC transporter ATP-binding protein, whose protein sequence is MIPMMKPVVQTADLEKRYGDAANPIRALAGVSLTVEPGEFVAVVGPSGSGKTTLLSTLATLLTPTSGAIHIAGEDLGSLSEAERTVFRRRKIGFTFQANNLVPYLTARENVELMLRLNGILNKETRSMAGALLDRLGLGDRLNSYPNQLSGGQQQRVAIARALVHSPELVLADEPTASLDTERAHQVVETFASLIHEQGRAGIMVTHDLRMVRYVDRMVRMEDGRVASVISDPAAIQALADGTPAPVAIPASVEVVSA, encoded by the coding sequence ATGATCCCAATGATGAAGCCCGTAGTCCAGACCGCCGACCTCGAGAAGCGCTACGGCGATGCCGCCAACCCGATTCGGGCCCTGGCGGGCGTTAGCCTCACGGTCGAACCCGGCGAGTTCGTGGCTGTGGTCGGCCCCAGCGGCAGCGGCAAGACCACCCTGCTCTCGACGCTGGCGACACTGCTCACGCCGACCTCCGGGGCCATCCACATCGCCGGAGAGGACCTCGGCTCGCTCTCCGAGGCCGAGCGCACCGTCTTCCGCCGCCGCAAGATCGGCTTCACCTTCCAGGCCAACAACCTGGTGCCCTACCTGACGGCGCGCGAGAACGTCGAACTCATGCTGCGTCTGAACGGGATCCTGAACAAGGAGACCCGCTCCATGGCCGGAGCTCTATTGGATCGTCTCGGATTGGGTGACCGCCTCAACAGCTATCCCAACCAGCTCTCGGGCGGCCAACAACAGCGGGTCGCCATCGCCCGAGCGCTGGTGCACAGCCCCGAACTCGTCCTGGCCGACGAGCCCACCGCCTCGCTCGACACCGAGCGCGCTCATCAGGTCGTCGAGACGTTCGCCAGTCTGATTCATGAGCAGGGTCGGGCCGGGATTATGGTGACCCATGACCTGCGCATGGTGCGCTATGTCGATCGCATGGTCCGCATGGAGGACGGCCGGGTGGCCAGCGTGATCTCCGACCCGGCGGCGATCCAGGCCCTGGCCGACGGGACGCCGGCGCCGGTGGCGATCCCCGCCTCCGTCGAGGTCGTCTCCGCCTAG
- a CDS encoding ABC transporter permease produces MAFYLAFKEIWRNRGRFLLFSMVVALITMLVLFIAGLAAGLSAANREYLSNLDAQLIVYQENSDYLINASRLAMDKAPDLRRLPGVAEVGAIALTNASIWPAAGDQAYDITLIGVEPGKPGEPALIDGRGLRGTRSREAIIDSRIAKKFGLQPGDAITVKSTQGTREEFFPLTVSGVADRQYYQFLPSVIVPYRTWERIRPQEVAPQSEAEFIPNIFAVKVQSPDDVVPVQASILSVVPEVLVADVETAIESIPGYSVQQSTLNTQRFFTLLIGVLVLGGFFQIQTLQKIGQIGMLKAIGAANKTVAGASLWQIAIVTSLGVALGGLVTFLLAIGIPPEVPLQLTGATIATTTLLLLIIGPLAGMVSIRLAVRVDPLTAIGQ; encoded by the coding sequence ATGGCGTTCTACCTGGCGTTCAAGGAGATCTGGCGCAATCGAGGCAGGTTCCTGCTATTCTCGATGGTCGTGGCGTTGATCACGATGCTCGTCCTGTTCATTGCCGGGCTGGCCGCCGGGCTGAGTGCGGCTAATCGGGAATATCTCTCCAATCTCGACGCCCAGCTGATCGTGTACCAGGAGAACTCCGATTACCTGATCAACGCCAGCCGGCTTGCCATGGACAAGGCGCCGGACCTCCGCCGCCTGCCCGGCGTCGCGGAAGTCGGGGCGATCGCCCTGACCAATGCTTCCATCTGGCCCGCCGCCGGCGACCAGGCCTACGACATCACCTTGATCGGGGTCGAACCCGGCAAGCCGGGTGAGCCGGCCTTGATCGACGGCCGAGGACTGCGCGGCACCCGCTCGCGCGAGGCAATTATCGATTCGCGTATCGCCAAGAAATTCGGCCTGCAGCCCGGGGACGCCATCACCGTCAAGTCGACCCAGGGGACCCGCGAGGAGTTCTTCCCCCTGACGGTCTCGGGGGTGGCCGATCGTCAGTACTACCAGTTCCTGCCGTCGGTGATCGTCCCCTACCGGACCTGGGAACGCATCCGCCCGCAGGAGGTTGCACCGCAGTCGGAGGCCGAGTTCATCCCCAACATTTTCGCCGTCAAGGTCCAGTCGCCCGACGACGTCGTCCCCGTGCAGGCCTCAATCCTGAGCGTGGTCCCCGAGGTGTTGGTGGCGGATGTCGAGACGGCCATCGAGTCCATCCCCGGATATTCCGTTCAGCAGAGCACGCTCAACACCCAGCGGTTCTTCACCCTGTTGATCGGCGTGCTGGTCCTTGGTGGCTTCTTCCAAATCCAGACCTTGCAGAAGATCGGGCAGATCGGCATGTTGAAGGCCATCGGCGCCGCCAACAAGACTGTGGCCGGCGCCTCGCTCTGGCAGATCGCCATCGTCACCAGCCTCGGCGTCGCCCTGGGCGGCCTGGTCACCTTCTTGCTGGCGATAGGGATCCCTCCCGAGGTTCCCCTTCAGCTGACCGGTGCGACGATTGCCACCACCACCCTGCTCTTGCTGATCATCGGCCCGCTGGCCGGGATGGTCTCCATCCGCCTGGCCGTCCGGGTCGATCCCCTAACGGCCATCGGCCAGTAA